One Syngnathoides biaculeatus isolate LvHL_M chromosome 4, ASM1980259v1, whole genome shotgun sequence DNA window includes the following coding sequences:
- the rasef gene encoding ras and EF-hand domain-containing protein, with amino-acid sequence MSAEERERLRALFHVYDADQSGSIERGEFFTICTELQVSPSEAERLFNRLDVDRDGTITLPEFLGGFHQRHRTDAELEPRREDDDGEGDRRESRGAATAAAAPAAAWEDFAARMGEHVNFIPKHEPVSTLYQNVSVNEPRLVPQLEKVVFSFTKEIKQQNAEMENLALAIRRAQDQASMQLSEMEEEMDQRIQSTERKVREQEKKRGEAELDELRRTYETEVCELQCKIQRMQMIEEKYKIITVKDESPALKKKINELTLENQRLKQELLKSQTKVACLQSDMDSLKTELADQSITSERDEELMKQFSDERDILESQIEILQEANRKLHDSNDGLRAALERTTKSSSSGLVGTTKDRNRSKSIGYPSPYALDRFCQRPDDYPVFGRRPSSDSLALALCDPGLKRRNSSECEEESLPEIYVDSGLSTLRGSHGGYDSEQEVKGQGEEDEDEARAEETPSKKRKEAVNKRLIEETSEDEPAETQDAESAFGSDSSSVLDWKPSKPAGPPAVPPSPFASPTRKAVSAISVRKVEKDSGDLGYMTSEKAYRIVLAGDAAVGKSSFLLRLCKNEFKVNSSATLGVDFQMKTFMVDGEPTLLQIWDTAGQERFRSIAKSYFRRADGVLLLYDVTSERSFLNVREWVDTIEDVSQEDVPIMLVGNKCDLRRSAPNCVPTSYGEKLAMTYNTLFCETSAKDGSNILEAVLHLAREVTKHAKFDEQRRDQALPNLDAPRKKPNFSCCN; translated from the exons ATGAGCGCCGAGGAGCGCGAGCGTCTGCGCGCCCTCTTCCACGTCTACGACGCCGACCAGTCGGGCAGCATCGAGCGCGGCGAGTTCTTCACCATCTGCACGGAGCTGCAGGTCAGCCCCAGCGAGGCCGAGCGCCTCTTCAACCGGCTCGACGTCGACCGGGACGGCACCATCACGCTGCCGGAGTTCCTCGGCGGCTTCCACCAGCGGCACCGCACGGACGCCGAGCTGGAGCCGAGACGGGAAGATGACGACGGCGAGGGCGACCGCCGGGAGTCGCGCGGCGCCGCcacggccgccgccgcccccgccgccgcctgggAGGACTTCGCAGCCCGGATGGGCGAGCACGTCAACTTTATTCCAAA ACACGAGCCAGTGTCGACGTTGTACCAGAACGTGAGCGTGAACGAGCCCCGGCTCGTCCCTCAGCTGGAGAAAGTCGTGTTCAGCTTCACCAAGGAGATCAAGCAGCAGAATGCCGAAATGGAGAACCTGGCGCTGGCCATCAGGCG AGCGCAGGATCAAGCGTCCATGCAGCTGAgcgagatggaggaggagatggaCCAGCGCATCCAAAGCACCGAGAGGAAAGTCCGCGAGCAG GAGAAAAAGCGAGGGGAGGCGGAACTTGACGAGTTGCGGAGAACGTATGAGACGGAAGTCTGTGAGCTCCAATGTAAGATCCAAAGAATGCAAATG ATTGAGGAGAAGTACAAGATCATCACGGTGAAGGACGAGAGTCCGGCCCTGAAGAAGAAAATCAACGAGCTGACGTtg GAGAATCAACGCCTGAAGCAGGAGCTGCTCAAGTCTCAGACCAAAGTGGCGTGTCTGCAGAGCGACATGGACTCCCTCAAGACCGAGCTCGCCGACCAGAGCATCACCTCGGAAAG AGACGAGGAGCTGATGAAGCAGTTTTCTGACGAACGAGACATCCTGGAGAGCCAGATTGAGATCCTGCA GGAGGCGAACAGGAAGCTCCACGACAGCAACGACGGCCTGAGGGCTGCTTTGGAGAGGACCACCAAG TCAAGTAGCAGCGGCCTTGTCGGCACCACGAAGGACAGAAACAGAAGTAAAAGCATCGGCTACCCGTCGCCGTACGCTCTGGACAG GTTCTGCCAGCGCCCCGACGACTACCCTGTTTTCGGGCGGCGGCCCAGCAGCGACTCGCTGGCGCTGGCCCTGTGCGACCCGGGCCTGAAGCGGCGCAACAGCAGCGAGTGCGAGGAGGAGAGCCTGCCGGAGATCTACGTGGACAGCGGCCTGTCCACGCTGCGGGGCTCGCACGGCGGCTACGACTCGGAGCAGGAGGTCAAAGGTCAgggcgaggaggacgaggacgaggcgCGGGCGGAGGAGACGCCCAGCAAGAAAAGGAAGGAGGCGGTCAACAAACGCTTGATCGAGGAGACCTCCGAGGATGAG CCGGCGGAGACGCAGGACGCCGAGTCGGCGTTCGGCTCGGACAGCAGCTCCGTTCTGGACTGGAAGCCGTCCAAACCCGCGGGGCCGCCGGCGGTCCCGCCCTCCCCCTTCGCCTCGCCCACCCGAAAAGCCGTCAGCGCCATCAGCGTGCGG aaGGTGGAGAAGGACAGCGGCGACCTGGGCTACATGACGTCCGAGAAGGCCTACAGGATCGTCCTGGCCGGCGACGCCGCCGTGGGCAAGTCCAGCTTCCTGCTGCGCCTCTGCAAGAACGAGTTCAAAGTCAACTCCAGCGCGACCCTCG GCGTTGATTTCCAAATGAAGACTTTCATGGTGGACGGAGAGCCCACCCTGTTGCAAATTTGGGACACGGCCGGACAAGAGAG ATTCCGCAGCATCGCCAAGTCTTACTTCCGGCGAGCGGACGGCGTGCTGCTGCTGTACGACGTGACGTCCGAGCGGAGCTTCCTCAACGTGAGGGAGTGGGTGGACACCATCGAG GACGTGTCTCAGGAGGACGTCCCCATCATGCTGGTTGGCAACAAATGTGACCTGAGGCGATCGGCACCCAACTGTGTGCCCACCAGCTACGGCGAGAAACTGGCCATG ACTTACAACACTTTGTTCTGCGAAACCAGCGCCAAAGATGGCTCCAACATCCTGGAAGCCGTGCTGCACCTGGCTCG